In Fluviispira sanaruensis, a genomic segment contains:
- a CDS encoding 6-carboxytetrahydropterin synthase, with the protein MQIKNRNLTKIFIQNVTLLDCALFIPEKGPKGKSWYVDIVWEGEKDATGVLFDFSLAKKSAKSTIDHEFDHKLLVTASHIRFQSNSQIIVIGNNKSDTKESLFAINTYNNSVKKIARETLKALESDDVSELEKEIANAILRNSPSNVKNVKVTLREDEKKKKENYFNYTHSLCHHYGNCQRFHGHSNIIEIFHKGKFDLARSAKAAKKLNNSYIISRNYLAEKWDSRLITELVEHCPEISDFKSELIAAQYKGTQGEVAVIMPKINTLALDCESTVENLAEYIRNQFVDDTDIEVRAYEGLAKGSICI; encoded by the coding sequence ATGCAAATAAAAAATCGAAATTTAACTAAGATATTTATCCAAAATGTCACACTATTAGACTGCGCTCTCTTTATTCCAGAAAAAGGACCTAAGGGGAAAAGCTGGTATGTTGACATTGTGTGGGAAGGCGAAAAAGACGCGACAGGTGTATTATTCGATTTTAGCTTGGCAAAAAAATCCGCTAAAAGCACAATTGACCATGAGTTTGACCATAAACTTCTTGTTACGGCAAGTCACATTCGCTTTCAGTCAAACTCACAAATCATTGTTATCGGTAACAATAAGTCCGACACAAAAGAATCTCTTTTTGCCATTAATACTTATAATAACTCGGTAAAAAAAATCGCAAGAGAAACTCTGAAAGCTCTTGAGTCTGATGACGTTTCGGAACTTGAAAAAGAAATTGCCAATGCGATTTTAAGAAATTCTCCCAGTAACGTAAAAAATGTAAAAGTTACTTTACGTGAAGATGAGAAAAAGAAAAAAGAAAACTATTTTAACTACACACACAGTTTATGTCATCATTATGGCAATTGCCAACGTTTCCATGGCCACAGCAATATAATCGAGATTTTCCATAAAGGAAAATTTGATCTAGCTCGAAGTGCAAAAGCAGCAAAGAAACTGAATAACTCGTATATTATTTCTAGGAATTATTTAGCAGAAAAATGGGACTCTCGTCTTATCACTGAACTTGTAGAGCATTGCCCAGAAATTTCTGATTTCAAGTCTGAGCTTATTGCAGCACAATATAAAGGCACACAAGGTGAAGTTGCCGTTATTATGCCCAAAATAAATACACTTGCACTTGACTGTGAAAGCACTGTGGAAAATTTAGCTGAATATATAAGAAATCAATTTGTTGACGATACAGATATCGAAGTCCGCGCTTATGAAGGTTTAGCTAAGGGTTCAATTTGCATCTGA
- a CDS encoding chorismate-binding protein, whose product MTNNLKISYENKSSIENLDYFSQYISSLSSILEEYFNHNIACHFQLLSCNGYEFNINQNFIATNSIPDKYYNIYSDENDTVNLRFFCNTQKHSYRENLNEFYVHLKENPESPLFFVTPYENSKKEEDSYVLHAKFEIKIHITHREMSLSILNHSEEFDIINELWEKIEHISNQNHSFIPQTKHLRANNNIALKEDLLKKDIVDVIEKAKNFMNKGDCYLANLTSTKELTNSSPFKSIPNFLLAWLKIKSRYGIYYADENVGLACFSPERFIYSKQRVITTEPIKGTLKSQAESPTYEDALTIWADKKEIYEHTLVVDLMRNDLNLVCKAGSVEVYRPFYARKAGQLVQMQSSVLGILKENENLGSCLEKMLPAGSISGTPKKRVCEIITKLENITRGYYTGVCGVLEKNGDFDSTILIRSVYKGKRGVYCGVGAGITTLSNAVNEYEEFLIKLNSFLHSIESSL is encoded by the coding sequence ATGACGAACAACCTGAAAATCTCTTATGAAAATAAGTCTTCCATTGAAAATTTAGATTATTTTTCTCAATATATTTCATCATTAAGCTCAATTTTAGAAGAATATTTTAATCATAATATTGCTTGTCATTTTCAATTGCTGTCTTGCAATGGCTACGAATTTAATATCAATCAGAATTTTATTGCAACAAATTCAATTCCTGATAAGTACTATAATATATATTCTGATGAAAATGATACTGTTAATCTCCGTTTTTTTTGTAACACACAAAAACACTCATATAGAGAGAATCTCAATGAGTTTTATGTGCACCTAAAAGAAAACCCAGAAAGCCCATTATTTTTTGTCACCCCTTATGAGAATTCAAAAAAGGAAGAAGATTCATATGTTTTGCATGCAAAATTTGAAATAAAAATTCATATTACTCACAGAGAAATGAGTTTAAGCATTCTGAATCATTCTGAAGAATTTGATATTATAAATGAATTATGGGAAAAAATAGAACATATATCTAACCAAAACCATTCCTTTATTCCACAAACAAAGCATCTGCGGGCAAATAATAATATAGCTTTAAAAGAAGATCTTTTAAAAAAAGATATCGTTGATGTTATTGAAAAAGCAAAAAATTTTATGAATAAAGGGGACTGCTATCTCGCCAACCTCACCTCAACCAAAGAGCTGACAAACAGCTCACCTTTTAAAAGTATTCCAAATTTTTTGCTGGCATGGTTGAAAATAAAATCCCGTTATGGGATTTATTATGCCGATGAAAATGTAGGTTTAGCTTGCTTTTCTCCTGAAAGATTTATTTATTCAAAACAAAGAGTGATTACCACAGAGCCCATCAAAGGAACTTTAAAGAGTCAAGCAGAAAGTCCTACTTACGAAGATGCTTTGACGATTTGGGCTGATAAAAAAGAAATATATGAGCACACATTAGTTGTTGATCTTATGCGCAATGATCTTAATCTCGTCTGCAAAGCAGGCAGCGTTGAAGTCTATCGCCCTTTTTATGCCAGAAAAGCTGGTCAATTGGTCCAAATGCAAAGCTCGGTCTTAGGTATCCTAAAGGAAAACGAAAACCTAGGGAGTTGTTTAGAAAAAATGCTTCCTGCTGGCTCCATCAGTGGCACGCCAAAAAAACGTGTTTGCGAAATTATTACTAAATTAGAAAATATAACAAGAGGGTATTATACAGGAGTTTGCGGCGTACTTGAAAAGAATGGAGATTTTGATTCTACTATTCTAATTCGCAGTGTATATAAGGGCAAAAGAGGAGTTTATTGCGGTGTTGGCGCAGGGATAACAACTCTTTCCAATGCAGTTAATGAATACGAAGAATTTCTTATTAAATTAAATTCTTTTTTACATTCTATCGAAAGCTCTCTATGA
- a CDS encoding 7-carboxy-7-deazaguanine synthase QueE: MSFLINEIYPCLQGEGVNTGSPSLLVRFHICNLRCTWCDTPYTHTFKSDPVDKKNPSGKQKFVRFSLAELVKRLKEFPQKHLILSGGEPTLHNLGLLMRTLGDEYSAEVESNGTRIPHKQIPNFLVTDYNLMQWNISPKFSNAGENLVPEALAHWAELAKNHAHVYFKFVIRKDYLNADMQEIISIINQHKISANKVLLMPEGTTIQSQIENIWLHDECLKHGFRYAPRLHVLLFGNLRGV, encoded by the coding sequence ATGAGCTTTTTAATAAATGAAATATATCCCTGCTTGCAAGGAGAAGGAGTCAATACCGGCTCTCCCTCCCTCCTTGTGCGTTTTCATATCTGTAATTTACGCTGCACTTGGTGTGATACTCCTTACACTCACACCTTTAAAAGCGATCCTGTCGATAAAAAGAATCCCAGTGGCAAGCAAAAGTTTGTCCGTTTTTCCTTGGCAGAGCTTGTAAAAAGATTAAAAGAATTCCCCCAAAAGCACCTCATTCTTTCTGGCGGAGAACCCACTTTACACAATCTAGGATTGCTCATGCGCACTTTAGGGGATGAATACTCTGCTGAAGTTGAAAGCAATGGAACGAGAATTCCGCATAAACAGATACCCAATTTTTTAGTAACAGATTATAATTTAATGCAATGGAATATATCTCCAAAATTTTCCAATGCAGGGGAAAATTTAGTGCCAGAAGCACTCGCACATTGGGCTGAACTAGCTAAAAATCATGCCCATGTGTATTTTAAATTTGTCATCAGAAAAGACTATTTAAATGCAGACATGCAAGAGATTATAAGTATTATTAACCAACATAAAATTTCAGCAAATAAAGTTTTATTGATGCCTGAAGGAACGACGATCCAGTCACAGATTGAAAATATTTGGCTGCACGATGAATGTTTAAAACATGGATTTCGCTATGCACCTCGCTTGCATGTTTTGTTGTTTGGTAATTTACGCGGCGTTTAG
- a CDS encoding flagellin, with the protein MGMRIQTNISSINAQRNLSVSTLALAKHTERISSGYRINHAADDAAGLAISEKLKSNIRGMAQAKRNTSDGISLIQTAEGGLHEISNMLIRLKELSIQAASDTIGDNERGHIQKEFVALKDEIDRIALATEFNGTRLLTGKAEIPEDLLKNSNRPPLEIQVGPSWYQAVDGLEEVRNPVHIIRINLEKINAMTGGEGSLGLGNVSDEEGTRLDKKIYAQQTINKIDEAIDKVNEYRAILGAIQNRMGYAVANTATMIENQEAAKSRIKDADYADESSQVVQQGILQKAGVAVLSQANQIPEMALKLLG; encoded by the coding sequence ATGGGCATGAGAATTCAGACGAATATAAGTTCTATCAATGCACAAAGGAATTTATCTGTGTCTACTCTTGCACTTGCTAAACATACTGAAAGAATATCGAGTGGGTATAGAATAAATCATGCTGCTGACGATGCTGCTGGACTTGCAATATCTGAAAAGCTCAAATCAAATATCCGTGGTATGGCTCAAGCAAAACGGAACACCTCAGATGGTATTAGTCTTATCCAAACAGCGGAAGGTGGTTTGCATGAAATATCAAACATGCTCATTCGTCTTAAAGAACTCTCTATCCAAGCCGCCAGCGACACGATTGGTGATAATGAACGTGGACATATTCAAAAGGAATTTGTTGCTTTAAAAGATGAAATCGATCGCATCGCGCTTGCGACGGAATTTAATGGCACCCGCTTATTAACAGGTAAAGCTGAAATCCCTGAAGATTTACTTAAAAATAGCAACCGTCCTCCTCTTGAAATTCAGGTGGGTCCCTCCTGGTATCAAGCCGTCGATGGTTTGGAGGAAGTACGTAATCCTGTTCATATTATTAGAATAAATCTAGAAAAAATCAACGCGATGACAGGCGGTGAAGGTTCACTTGGCCTCGGCAACGTTTCTGATGAAGAAGGCACTCGCCTCGATAAGAAAATATATGCTCAACAGACGATCAATAAAATCGATGAAGCCATTGATAAAGTAAACGAATACAGAGCTATTTTAGGCGCAATACAAAATAGAATGGGTTATGCTGTCGCTAACACGGCGACGATGATTGAAAATCAAGAAGCAGCAAAATCTCGTATTAAAGATGCAGATTATGCAGACGAAAGCTCACAAGTTGTACAGCAAGGAATCTTACAAAAAGCCGGAGTTGCTGTTCTGAGCCAAGCAAATCAAATTCCTGAAATGGCACTGAAGCTTTTAGGTTGA
- a CDS encoding aldehyde dehydrogenase family protein — MNTISSIISGKKNQGSSHFVSINPANREDILGTFASATLEECKEACLSARKGLEQWKRTPAPVRAEIIANFGKLIQKNKEALAKILTREMGKPIKEARGDVQEAIDTCNFFVSEGRRLYGQTVPSEMQNKELYTYRRPIGVFACITAGNFPFAVPSWYFIPALVCGNTCVWKPSEDTPYLSYIFAELLYAAGVPKDVFHVVFGKGPETGAHLVSLVDEGLIDKVGFTGSTEVGKKIGEICGRNLQTPCLELGGKNPLVVMPDANLDLVTNGVIWSGFGTVGQRCTSLGNLIVHKSIKETLIKKILDKVTNLQIGDPTNENNFYGPMIGERFLKKHNENLSNLVKTHHRLLTTKHGTITEQNKDNNFHGNAQCGFYAFPSIVDNVTENDEIYSTETFGPLFNILSFNDIDEAIHLSNKTGYGLSSAIYTTDIESAYRFRTEISAGMTSINNSTTGAEAHLPFGGNGKSGNGSRQSGIWVVDQFTKWQSVNWDMSGKLQLAQMDTNYINPSDYIVKA; from the coding sequence ATGAATACAATTTCTTCCATAATTTCTGGAAAAAAAAATCAAGGTTCATCCCATTTTGTTTCAATAAATCCTGCAAATAGAGAAGACATTTTAGGCACATTTGCCAGCGCAACATTAGAGGAGTGCAAAGAAGCATGTCTCAGTGCACGCAAAGGGCTTGAGCAATGGAAAAGAACTCCTGCTCCCGTGAGAGCAGAAATTATTGCCAACTTTGGGAAGTTGATTCAAAAAAATAAAGAAGCATTAGCAAAAATTCTCACGCGTGAAATGGGCAAACCCATTAAAGAGGCACGAGGAGATGTGCAAGAAGCAATTGACACCTGTAATTTTTTTGTTTCTGAAGGACGTAGACTCTATGGTCAAACAGTTCCAAGTGAAATGCAAAATAAAGAGCTCTATACTTATAGAAGACCTATTGGGGTATTTGCATGTATAACTGCAGGTAATTTTCCATTTGCGGTACCGAGTTGGTATTTTATCCCGGCCCTTGTTTGTGGCAACACATGTGTTTGGAAACCTTCAGAAGACACTCCCTATCTCTCTTACATTTTTGCTGAATTATTATACGCCGCAGGAGTCCCCAAAGATGTTTTCCATGTTGTCTTTGGTAAAGGACCTGAAACAGGCGCTCATTTGGTATCCTTAGTAGACGAAGGGCTGATCGACAAAGTTGGATTTACTGGAAGTACAGAAGTAGGAAAGAAAATTGGCGAAATTTGTGGAAGAAACTTACAAACACCTTGCTTAGAATTAGGTGGTAAAAATCCACTGGTTGTTATGCCCGATGCAAATCTCGATCTTGTCACCAATGGAGTCATTTGGTCCGGATTTGGCACTGTGGGACAGCGTTGTACATCTCTAGGTAATTTAATTGTCCATAAATCAATTAAAGAAACACTTATTAAAAAAATATTGGATAAAGTTACAAATCTACAAATTGGAGATCCAACCAACGAGAATAATTTTTATGGACCAATGATAGGAGAGCGGTTTCTAAAAAAGCACAATGAAAATTTAAGCAATCTTGTCAAAACACATCATAGACTTCTAACAACAAAACATGGAACAATTACTGAGCAAAATAAAGATAATAATTTCCATGGTAATGCGCAGTGCGGGTTTTATGCATTTCCAAGCATCGTTGATAACGTAACAGAAAATGATGAAATTTATTCTACAGAAACTTTCGGACCTTTATTTAATATTTTAAGTTTTAATGACATCGATGAAGCAATACATTTATCAAATAAAACTGGCTATGGTTTAAGTTCAGCAATTTATACCACAGATATTGAATCAGCATATCGGTTTAGAACAGAGATTTCTGCCGGTATGACAAGTATCAATAACAGCACTACGGGTGCAGAAGCACATCTTCCTTTTGGTGGAAATGGAAAAAGTGGAAATGGTAGCAGACAATCTGGAATTTGGGTTGTAGATCAATTTACAAAATGGCAATCTGTGAATTGGGATATGAGTGGGAAATTACAGCTTGCTCAAATGGATACCAATTACATCAATCCTTCGGATTATATCGTAAAAGCTTGA
- a CDS encoding COG3014 family protein — translation MKLKTFLFFPIIAALIHSCQSYTDSNAAIRKEMYAGKYKEATELIDKSDIATQGRNYALYRMEKGMLLYLQGDYTPAITQWTQADRKIDDLYTTSISKTAASFIVNDSMSDYSGEAHERLLLPIFSSLAFFANNDQNNSLVMIRRSYDIKKYLSSENEGKNSFKYDAFSHYFSAMVYESKGDWDNAIVEYRTALKNIRGDSNQSASGNFKNAEIQILKDLGRLAEFRRRNDIITDLKKKDPNLTWEKHNNILANGEIYIVYESGKSPIKVPKDFFIPTGGSVARVSFPEYKSLSYRSHYADIFINDKNIGRTIVMEDIGKMAEQALTDRRLRDIVKLAARVIAKEIAAKKLNDENPLAGLAAMGFNLATEVADTRGWTSLPDTIQIFRATIKPNKETSIVIKPENSQPITFTVTLKQNEKKLIRFRTFD, via the coding sequence ATGAAATTAAAAACTTTTTTATTTTTTCCTATAATCGCAGCTTTAATTCATAGTTGTCAATCTTATACAGACTCAAACGCTGCAATTCGTAAAGAAATGTATGCTGGGAAATATAAAGAAGCAACAGAACTTATAGATAAAAGCGATATCGCCACGCAGGGCAGAAATTATGCTCTTTATCGTATGGAAAAGGGAATGTTACTTTATTTACAGGGTGACTATACTCCTGCTATCACACAATGGACACAAGCTGACCGAAAAATTGATGATCTATATACAACAAGTATATCAAAAACAGCTGCTAGTTTTATTGTAAATGATTCCATGTCCGATTACTCAGGTGAAGCACACGAAAGACTCTTGCTACCCATTTTCTCGTCACTTGCATTTTTTGCAAATAATGATCAAAATAATTCTCTAGTTATGATACGAAGATCATATGATATTAAGAAATATTTAAGCTCTGAAAATGAAGGGAAAAATTCTTTTAAATACGATGCTTTCTCTCATTATTTTTCAGCTATGGTTTATGAAAGCAAAGGTGATTGGGACAATGCCATCGTTGAGTACCGAACTGCATTAAAAAATATCCGAGGTGATAGCAATCAATCCGCCTCAGGAAATTTTAAAAATGCCGAAATACAGATTTTAAAAGATTTGGGAAGACTTGCAGAATTTCGCAGAAGAAATGATATAATAACCGATCTTAAAAAGAAAGATCCGAACTTAACATGGGAAAAACATAATAATATCTTAGCAAATGGCGAAATATATATTGTTTATGAATCAGGAAAATCCCCGATTAAAGTTCCAAAAGATTTTTTCATTCCAACGGGTGGTTCTGTTGCTCGTGTTTCTTTTCCTGAATATAAGTCTCTCTCATATAGATCTCATTATGCTGACATTTTTATTAATGATAAAAACATTGGGCGTACAATAGTAATGGAAGACATCGGTAAAATGGCTGAACAAGCTCTCACCGATCGCCGATTGCGAGATATAGTAAAACTCGCAGCAAGAGTAATTGCAAAAGAAATTGCAGCAAAAAAATTGAACGATGAAAATCCACTTGCAGGATTGGCGGCGATGGGATTTAATCTAGCAACAGAAGTTGCTGATACCAGGGGTTGGACTTCTTTACCAGACACAATTCAGATCTTTCGTGCTACCATTAAACCTAATAAAGAAACAAGTATCGTGATCAAACCTGAAAATTCTCAGCCCATCACATTCACTGTGACACTCAAACAAAATGAAAAGAAACTCATAAGGTTTAGAACTTTTGATTAA
- a CDS encoding AMP nucleosidase translates to MKTKAEICKNWLPRYTGTKIDDFADYILLTNFQTYVNRFAEMTGTTVAGLDRAMPNATCKKSNVSIINFGMGSANAATIMDLLGARSPKAVLFLGKCGGLKHSTEIGHFILPIAAIRGDGTSNDYFPPEVPAMPSFKLHKFVSQKIVEAGYDYRTGVVYTTNRRVWEHDQAFLKRLHNMKCIAIDMETATVLMVGLYNEIARGALLVVSDVPITPEGVKTEAGDKNVSAKWTDAHIQLGIDSLKDLESKGEPIKHFKY, encoded by the coding sequence ATGAAGACAAAAGCGGAAATTTGTAAAAATTGGCTACCCCGTTATACCGGAACAAAAATAGATGACTTTGCAGATTATATTTTGCTTACGAATTTTCAGACTTATGTCAATCGTTTTGCTGAAATGACAGGAACAACTGTCGCAGGTCTTGACCGTGCGATGCCAAATGCAACCTGTAAAAAATCAAATGTTTCTATTATCAATTTCGGCATGGGTTCTGCCAACGCTGCAACAATAATGGATCTTTTGGGTGCTCGTTCTCCCAAAGCTGTTTTATTTTTAGGAAAATGTGGCGGTTTAAAACATTCAACCGAAATAGGTCATTTTATTTTACCAATTGCGGCTATCCGTGGCGATGGTACATCGAATGACTATTTTCCACCTGAAGTACCTGCTATGCCGTCGTTTAAGCTTCACAAATTTGTTTCACAGAAAATTGTGGAAGCCGGCTATGATTATCGGACGGGTGTTGTGTACACAACCAATCGAAGAGTTTGGGAGCATGATCAAGCTTTTCTTAAGCGCCTTCACAACATGAAATGTATTGCAATCGACATGGAAACTGCCACAGTCTTGATGGTTGGTTTGTACAACGAAATTGCCCGTGGAGCGCTCTTAGTTGTGTCTGACGTGCCAATCACTCCTGAAGGAGTGAAAACCGAAGCTGGGGACAAAAATGTGTCTGCTAAGTGGACCGATGCACATATTCAGCTTGGAATAGACAGTCTAAAAGACTTAGAGTCCAAAGGAGAACCTATTAAACATTTTAAATATTAA
- a CDS encoding ABC transporter transmembrane domain-containing protein, translating to MIPLSLCLLIIIPYIVQTINSIPADVTWQKLLGDQLSLWISPLVEGTPFESKIPLAFQKNWFAVFLIAVAGVYGFFNFYSDYLLRDLGEKLAHKLRSDIIKKYLSLSYNAANSIDVGLLASIVGEDMREIQQTFTRLISSLLKDGVSSLIFIAWLIILDPQLFILFLTVLIPAAIVLRVTSKTLKKLSRQGLQFESELLSGILERMRGWQTIQVHKAIDFEIKNFNKINNKIYHVWRRATRAKSLGSPLVEWFGIIAGAFIIVAALRRISDGALESNILTSFMVTVAFLSDKVNRMTNQLNSTRKGTDALHRVNNFLLSDLDRRSEIHHIQKDNISFNKVKSIQFENISIGNDAKNILLENFNMQLDSGTLLAIIGPSGIGKSTFIRTILGVQPSLQGYFLINGEIASDKTFEKYAKDICFIPQEPFLFSGTIFENVTYPLQIENPSAEDIQKANKALELSLLDKNLDDKIEGLSGGEKQRLMFARIFFKNPSFIVIDEGTSAIDIANELKLIENLKRHVSNSITFVVAHRPAIRDYATEILDFSKTKPSHLLT from the coding sequence ATGATCCCTCTCTCACTCTGTTTACTTATAATTATTCCTTATATAGTACAGACAATCAACTCAATTCCAGCAGATGTTACTTGGCAAAAGCTGTTAGGCGATCAGCTTTCTCTTTGGATTTCTCCGTTGGTGGAAGGCACTCCTTTTGAAAGCAAGATACCGCTTGCTTTTCAAAAGAATTGGTTTGCAGTTTTTTTAATAGCTGTAGCAGGAGTCTATGGTTTTTTTAATTTCTATAGTGACTATTTATTAAGAGATTTAGGCGAAAAGTTAGCGCATAAGCTTCGCTCAGATATTATAAAAAAATACTTATCTTTAAGCTATAATGCAGCAAATTCTATTGATGTTGGTTTACTCGCTTCCATAGTTGGTGAAGATATGCGCGAAATTCAACAAACATTTACAAGGCTTATAAGTAGTTTATTAAAGGATGGAGTTTCTTCACTCATTTTTATTGCATGGCTTATTATTTTAGATCCTCAACTTTTTATTCTATTCTTGACCGTATTAATTCCTGCGGCAATCGTATTGAGAGTCACAAGTAAAACCTTAAAAAAGTTATCACGCCAAGGACTCCAATTTGAAAGTGAATTATTAAGCGGAATTCTTGAAAGAATGAGAGGCTGGCAAACAATACAAGTCCATAAAGCGATCGATTTTGAAATTAAAAATTTTAATAAAATTAATAATAAAATATATCACGTATGGAGAAGAGCGACTCGGGCAAAATCATTGGGAAGTCCTCTTGTTGAATGGTTTGGAATTATAGCAGGCGCGTTTATAATTGTAGCGGCGTTGAGAAGAATTTCTGACGGTGCTCTTGAGAGCAATATTTTAACAAGCTTTATGGTAACAGTTGCATTTTTGTCCGATAAAGTGAATAGAATGACAAATCAACTGAACTCAACTCGTAAAGGAACAGATGCTCTTCATCGAGTAAATAATTTTTTATTAAGTGATTTAGATAGAAGATCTGAAATCCATCATATACAAAAAGACAATATTTCTTTCAATAAAGTTAAATCTATTCAATTTGAGAATATATCAATAGGCAATGATGCTAAAAATATTTTACTTGAAAATTTTAATATGCAACTTGATTCAGGAACATTACTTGCCATTATTGGCCCTTCAGGAATTGGGAAAAGTACTTTTATAAGAACAATCTTAGGTGTTCAACCTTCTTTACAAGGTTATTTTCTTATAAATGGAGAAATTGCCTCAGATAAAACATTTGAAAAATATGCAAAAGATATTTGTTTTATTCCACAAGAACCATTTTTATTCTCAGGTACAATATTCGAAAACGTAACATATCCATTACAGATTGAAAATCCAAGCGCAGAAGATATACAAAAAGCAAATAAAGCACTTGAACTCTCTCTCCTCGATAAAAATCTGGATGACAAGATTGAAGGGCTCTCAGGCGGAGAAAAACAAAGATTAATGTTTGCCCGTATCTTTTTCAAAAATCCAAGCTTCATTGTGATTGATGAAGGAACGAGCGCCATTGATATAGCAAATGAATTAAAACTTATCGAAAATTTAAAAAGACACGTCTCCAATTCCATTACTTTCGTTGTTGCTCATAGACCTGCGATACGAGATTATGCTACAGAAATATTGGATTTCTCAAAAACTAAACCTTCCCATTTGTTGACTTAA
- a CDS encoding M12 family metallopeptidase, with translation MNLLKILKFSAKILAFTQFSVYADTSESYQNSKYEFIEVNNHSENKRSKRALLLKKFWDGGKVYFFFDSQGNPHSEDEKNRIRLIMRELEGEANISFEEINDQIDNLSNYKAYIRITNMIGNSDEDVYAGCYVTHVGVPEGEGKLNLSTRYTLDGDQFSCFKSDEGLYSNAAIRHELLHILGFEHEHIRPEQREKINYNYNSLRKIYKKPGVIRANLDPLSSPLPANYLIFGDYDYDSIMHYDSYAGASNDAKLNKKPFVTKINGELISYNEFLSPSDKFALRKIYGSVPSEILQDSEGNNMQFCKLYKIDYIMIPEKGDWKYLISAAQSNLRDLNPHENQNSFFGIFEPANDQKLCSETLPSLKTQNIKIHLEIVQNDNLKFNTQEYIASN, from the coding sequence TTGAATTTATTAAAAATACTTAAGTTTTCTGCAAAAATTTTAGCTTTTACTCAGTTTTCAGTATATGCTGACACTTCAGAATCTTATCAAAATAGTAAATATGAATTTATAGAAGTTAACAATCATTCAGAGAATAAAAGAAGCAAAAGAGCCTTGCTGTTAAAGAAATTCTGGGATGGAGGAAAAGTCTACTTTTTCTTTGATAGTCAAGGCAATCCTCATAGTGAAGATGAAAAAAATAGAATCCGTTTAATAATGAGGGAGCTTGAAGGTGAAGCAAATATTTCTTTTGAGGAAATAAATGACCAAATTGACAATCTTTCAAACTATAAAGCCTATATCAGAATAACCAATATGATTGGAAATTCAGATGAGGATGTATATGCAGGTTGTTATGTGACTCATGTAGGCGTGCCTGAAGGAGAAGGGAAACTTAATTTAAGTACAAGATATACTTTAGATGGAGATCAATTTTCCTGTTTTAAATCTGATGAAGGTTTATATTCCAATGCAGCAATTCGACATGAATTGTTACATATTTTGGGTTTTGAACATGAGCACATACGACCTGAACAAAGAGAAAAAATAAATTATAATTATAATAGTCTTAGAAAAATATATAAAAAACCTGGGGTAATTAGAGCAAACCTAGACCCATTGTCTTCACCATTGCCAGCAAATTATTTAATATTTGGTGATTATGACTATGACTCTATAATGCATTATGATTCCTATGCTGGTGCAAGTAATGATGCAAAATTAAATAAAAAGCCATTTGTAACTAAAATTAATGGAGAACTTATTTCATATAATGAATTTTTGAGTCCAAGCGATAAATTCGCGCTCAGGAAAATATATGGTTCTGTTCCAAGTGAAATCTTACAGGATAGTGAAGGAAACAACATGCAATTCTGTAAATTATATAAAATTGATTATATTATGATTCCAGAAAAGGGGGATTGGAAATATTTAATAAGTGCAGCACAATCAAATTTAAGAGATTTAAATCCACATGAAAATCAAAATTCATTTTTTGGTATATTCGAGCCAGCCAATGACCAGAAACTCTGTTCAGAGACACTACCAAGTCTTAAAACACAAAATATCAAAATTCATTTAGAAATTGTGCAGAATGATAACTTAAAATTTAATACTCAAGAATATATTGCTAGCAATTAA